The Caballeronia sp. TF1N1 DNA window TGAAGCTGCTCGTTGATGCCGCCGGGCGTGCTTGACTCCTTTATCATCTTCGAGAACGGTTGATCGCCTCGCGTCGTATCGTGTGCCAAGCCGACGTGATAGCCCGACAAAAACGATCGGGCCGCCTCATACGGCAGCCCTTGGCGAACGAGCCATGCAGCCTGCTCTTCCAATAGCGCATAGAAACTGGCCATGGTTGCCGTGACTGCCGACAGTGCATCGAACTGATGTTCGCTGTCTACATCGACCGCCTTACCCAATGGTCCAAAGAGCGCTCGCGCGAGTTCGCTCGGCGGACAGATGGCCGTGCTGCCCTTGCCTTCCGCGACGGCCGGCAAAGGAACCGCGCGCGCGACACTCGCGGCCGTGCGCACCATGTTGAATACTCGCTCGATCGACACGCCCGCCATGAAGCTGATGACCTGATGCCGCGCATCGAACTCGAGTTCGCCAAGCACCGTCGACGCAATTTGCGGCACGACCGCGAGACACACGACGTCGCTGGTGTCGAGCACCTCCTGATTGCTGCTGCACACCGCGACGCGCGCGTCGAGACTCGCAAGTTCGCGGCGATTTCGACATTGCGCGGCGAAAGCGCAATGTGTTCAAAAGGAACGTCGAACCGAATCATTCCGGTCACAACGGCTCGCGTGATCGTGCCGGTGCCAATGAATCCAATGCGCATAGTGCCTCGTATGGTCTGAGATGAACGGTTCAATCGAGCCCGAGCCACGTGACCTCGGGCTACATATACCGTATCGTGCCGCAACCTGCGTTGTCATGCCGCGAGCGAAAATAGCAGCCAAGCGCAGTGGCCAATGCCGCAACAACGAGCCGTCGCGACAATGAATCGGTCATCGATCGATGCGCCTAACGAACGTGCGATGCTCATCGTGCAAGCGCGCGATCGCCCGCCAAACAACGGTCCGTGGCGCGAATGGCTCCGCTTCATTTGACCAACTCGACGCCCGACGAAAACTCACTCAGTCTCGCTGCCGTTGCACAAGGCGGTGCTCGATGCCATTATCGGCGGCGATGGCCCGCGCGCGAGCGCCGCCATGCTGGAACATCTCGTCGATACGGAAGCGCGCCGTCGACGTTCCGCACGGCTGCAAGGAGACAGCGGCTCAGAGGCGTAAGCGCGCAGTGGTGCCGCGCATCATCTTTCGTTTGATCAATCGTGAGGACGTGTCATGGCGATCATCAGTGATGTCAGTAGCGACTACTTCCGCATTCCCCTGCCGGTGCCGTTGTCCGACAGCACACACGGCCTCATTCCCAATTTCGAGCTGGTCACGGTAACCGTTCGCGATGCCGATGGCGCCCAAGGCGTCGGCTACACCTACACCGTCGGGCGCAACGGCCGTTCGGTT harbors:
- a CDS encoding pyrroline-5-carboxylate reductase dimerization domain-containing protein, yielding MCSSNQEVLDTSDVVCLAVVPQIASTVLGELEFDARHQVISFMAGVSIERVFNMVRTAASVARAVPLPAVAEGKGSTAICPPSELARALFGPLGKAVDVDSEHQFDALSAVTATMASFYALLEEQAAWLVRQGLPYEAARSFLSGYHVGLAHDTTRGDQPFSKMIKESSTPGGINEQLHAELQQKGAFASYSEALDRIMRRVQGRE